DNA from Nymphaea colorata isolate Beijing-Zhang1983 chromosome 4, ASM883128v2, whole genome shotgun sequence:
ttcagatcgccttgcgcattgggatgtggttgtctttccgcgtcttcttggaggtgctggggttaccaaccttagtcgggcttgcaagtcttctctgtgttcttggtggcGGCGGTTAGCAACTGAACATTCTCCTATCACTCAATTCATTAGTTTCAAATTCGACCTGTCTTCCCCTAGCGTCTGGAATAGTTCCATCTCTCACACctccccctctcacttttggtgcgacatgctttctgtctttccttttttccttcgCCTTGCTGACCTATCATCGTCCACGTCCCCATCCTGGCCTCTTTCACCTACCTGTGAGTTCATATTTTCTTATTGCTACTTGGCCTCCTTTGGTCATTCTGTCGTGTCGTTCCCACCCCGGTCCCTTTGATCTCCTTGCCCATCTCCccgtgccattgcttttgtctggcttaTTCTTACTGGCCATATTAACACTTTTGACCACCTGCAacgccttggcatcagtttgacTAACCAGTGTCCCTTATGTCTTGTCgcgactgagtctcgggtccacctttttattTTGTGCCTTTTTTTCTCTAGTATCCTTGCTTTTGtctggccttcccttgttagtagtcTTTCAAACCTACCAttcatttgtctttttttccttttttgtccttttccccacctgactgcttcctggggtcatgtctggaggccgtggctcatttcagcttggtggcgcatttgggaggagcgcaacaacagagtcTTCAGAGACACATTCTCTTCgtcagattctgtggctcgtcttgtgcaaggggatgtccAGTTTACCATTCGGTTGAAGCGCCGCTGTCCGTctgcggttgggtgactgtgccaCTCTGTCTTTCCtatctctcttatttttttgtgctttcttcTTCCTACTTTTGTTTTTGCGGTCTATTTTTTGTGAATTGTTTTTGTACTTAGGGACCTCTTATCTTCAGATTTTgttatatactctctctctctctctctctctctctctctctctctctcttagatgCAGTTAAATTTCTCTTTGTGGTCTCATAGCACCGGACTGGTATTCTGTACATCGGAATTggcttagtttttcttttccccctaAATTTTAGTCTAAATCCGAATGAAGTACGAATCAGCCCGTATTATCTTATCCATTTTATCACTTTATCTACATGACGTACTCCGTGGTCAATGCTCCACGGATCGATATTCCCGAACCAATCGCGAAACTTGTACAATCAATGCTTAACCTCAAGTCCGCTCGCGAAGCAAAGCTAACCGGATTTATTTTGCATCGATCTAACTAGATCCACTTCGGATATGCAATTCCGATTCAAATATCTCCAAACAATAACCGAATTCAAACTCGAATGTTGATGCCCAAAACTTTACAGATCTGAAAATTGTGTATCAGCTTCAGATATTGGACCCAAATCCAAACCGTGCCTTTTTCTAATTTGGACCATACACAGTTAAGTTCTTTCTCTGGCCAACATTGCCTTCATCAACAGGAGtgacaaaaatgaagaagagaaattACAGTAGACAGTAAggaatgaaaacaaaaagagagagagagagagagagagagagagagaacctcaaCTCCAAACCATTGAACAAAAAACTGGCTGATCACTCTGCAGTACAGCTAGAATTTTGCAGAACCTTAAGCTATATATCCGTAGAtcatatttcaagaaaaagtaaaCTCCAGTGAGCATTCACCATCAAAGTATGATAGCATCAAGACAATAGAATGACATTGTTGGCACTTCATGTGATGAAGTTTTTAATTTCACGCGcttcacttttctttcttatcatcTCTATATTGCGTAAGTATAATCGCATGgatgacaaatttttttataattttgatcgAAACAAGGGGCTAAAGCTATCCCACAAGTGGGCATAAGACTGATAGTCGGCTGTAGTCAAGTTTCTTCTCCGTTGATGTTTCCCCTCTTTAAAATTTAGAAGTGAAGATTGATGAAAAAGTTTTCCGCTTGATGTCAAACCGTTCGAGCCAATCGTAATAATCTAGATACGATGAATAACGTAGCTTTAAAACTCATTTACATGAATCAACGTTACTTCGAATCCTCCTTGCTTATGAAATCCTATTAATACATTTAGATGAACCTTTCTGCCGTAATTGTTTGAAGAGTACTTCCCATGTGGGGAGTCTCATTTCCGTCCACAAACCAACAGACAATGCATATAAAAATTGCAATCGCATGACCAGAAGCAGCAAAAATCATCAGTTGCCTTCTCTTCCTTGAGAAAATTAAGCAGAAGTTCACGGTTCAGCAGCCAGCGGACCATGAAGAAATCAGGCGGCTGGAGTCTCAGTAATCGCCAGCCGACTTTAAAGATTCAagtgtttattttgttttttggatctTTTCTAACGGTGGGCCTCCTCTATGCTTGTGGGTACAATAACAAGGCATggaattccttcctcttctctcaAGGTTTATTATTACAAAAGGTCCcgtctctcgctctctccctcttgtgCATCTTTAGGttcactttcttcattttatcaTCTCATGTTAACCAAAATCTTCTTCCAAACAATTTCTGTCAAGGCAAAACCATGCTGTtgaattccattttcttttagTTGAATGATGACAGTTTAAGTAGCTTAAACCAAATTTAACATGTCAATTCCATATATATTAAATGCCTTTCCCGGTCCATGGGAATGGGCATGGATAAAGATTTTCAGAATGTTTCAAAAACACTTATGTATAATATTCTGCACCTGCTTTTCTGATAACAGCAACTATTTTCGGGCAATCTTTCCGAGTTTTGTTAATTCATATGACTTGGCTCTCCTTGGGACAGGACGGAGGCCTGGATGGTCTACTAAAGATGGTAGCCATGGACAACAACACTCTCATAATGACAGTGATAAATAAACCCTTTGCAGAAAACAACAGCGTGTTTGATTTGTTCCTCCAAAGTTTCAAAACAGGTGAAGGTACCCAGCAGCTCATCAAGCACCTGCTTGTCGTCACCGTCGACCATACTGCCTTCAACCGCTGCCGGCAGCTTCACCCGCACTGCTACAATCTCATCACCGAAGGTGAGGATTTCTCAGGCGAACAGTTCTACAGTACCCCAGACTATGTCAAGTTGATGTGGAGAAGGCTCCTTTTTGTCGCCGATGTGCTTGGTCGAGGCTATAACATCTTGTTCACTGTAAGTACCTATTAAGATTCCAGAGAAACTGGCACCTATATAAGATTTTTTCACAGAATTAAAGATCTATAAAAGCAAATCTATGATCcattattattatgattatatgttcttggtggtggtgtTATATTATAATTTGTGCTTAGTTCTAAGGTTCATTTCATGATCACCATACGCACTAAGTTATTGAACTGAAACCAAGCTAACTTAAGAAGAACTGATAGACCGATTTCTACATCTGTGGCAGGATTCTGATATTCTGTGGCTCAGGAACCCCTTCACGCGCTTCTCTTTAGACGATGACATGCAGGTGAGTTGCGACAGGTACAGAGGCGACCCATACGATCGGTCGAACGACATCAACGCTGGCTTCTACTTTGTCCGTTCCAATAGCAAGACGATCAAACTGTACAAACTGTGGTACGAAAGCAGGGACATAGGGTTCCATGACCAAGACGTTCTGCAAAAACTCCAAAAGAAGCGCGCGTTCCAGGAACTTGGTTTGAGATTCAGGTTTCTGGAAACGTTGTACTTTTCGGGGTTCTGCCAGAAGAGCACCGATTTGAGGGAGGTGAACACGGTGCATGGAAACTGTTGTAAGTCGATGAAGGCCAAGTTGGCAGATCTGAGAGCTGCTTTTGAAGCATGGAAGACGTTCATGGCTAAAGAACACAGTGGTTCCAAAGGGACGTGGCCGGATTCCGGAATTTGCCGCGCTTCCCTCAAACTAGCGCGGCTTCCATGAAACATGCGTTTGGAATGTTGTTCTAGAAAACatgatatatgaatatctgTTCTAAAATTAAATGCTAGACATAATTATACTATGTGTCCTCAATCAATAAATAAGACCATGAATGATATCATTGAAACCACTAACGTAAGTGCATATGTCataagaacacaatgttcttttTATCAAATACCCAGCTTTAACAAACTTAGGTCTCTTCACCTCCAAAGTCACATAGTATATAGCACACGTCTCATCAACTATAAGCATTTTTGAGGAAGAAGTACTATTAAATGTCTACTGATTTGGGTCATTAAATCTTAACTCCACCTTCTGTTGGTGTATGGAATTTGATTCATAGTggacactcatatgcaataccGCGGGGTTTGAAAAtggcatttatgtcattttataCAAATGCAAGTTTGCCTTAATCCTTATGTTGTGAGGGGGGCCTCAGTTTCTTTCTTGGTCTTCTCTCTAAGAGTATCTGTGTTCATCTGAGAGTGAGTAGtgaaagatctgtgcgaccgaggacgtaggagattattgctccgaatcacgtaaatctttgtcttcttacTTGTTGCTTCTATCACTatcttgagagtgcgagatgagagttttgtgtgttgttcctaatACCTTCCTTGTCATGTAAATAACAAATGCCTTATTAAGTCTAGCAAAcatatagaaagaaaatatggGAGTCTCCACAGTAATGACATCAGCCCATTTTTATGGAGTCATATATATTAAAGctaatttttgagaaaatatgcCACCacgtaaagtttttttttttttttgcttccattttGCCTTCGTACGAAAAAGGGAATTCGAGCCAAGTTTTTCTCTTATTTGTCACCTGTTGCACATCATCTAAATCGAACTGATCTTATCAACGGGTGGATACATCATCGCTCACTTCTCAAAGAACTATGCAGGCCTCTTCCGAAGAATTATCCTTTAAATGCATAAATTTTCAACAACAACGATGCGGCTGTTTAATTGCTTCTGTAAATTTATAGCACTCGAGATTTTTTCAACCTTGATCTTGAAAACATTTaatcttttttaagttttctggTCACAAAGACCACTCTCCTAGGTACAGTTCAAATGACAAACCAGCAAAACATATCGGAACAGAAATGCATAAGCAAATAATTATAACAGAGGCTCGTGTATCTCTTTTATCCATCCTTAGAAACATCTTTTACGGCTTTTGAACGGCAAAAAGTTTTTCgtggcaaaaaaaaattgaaaagaaaatgcaaaaatgccaaaaacgtgaaaaaaaaaaagcattttccTTGTGCTtttctggctttttttttttttgttttggcgtccttttcaagaaaacaaatttcttttggcTGACCAATTTTTCAAGTATAGAACGAGTTTTCTTTAATATGGGTTTTATGTGACAATATTTTTAACCATCTCCCAAATTTCGTGTGCTTAAATAAGCATGATTGAAGTTCTTAATTCGCCGAACACAGTAAGGTATGCTCCTGTAGGCAATTATCCCCACTATTTATAGCCCTCAATGTTACTTTAAAGTATTTCTTTGATGTATTTTTTTGGCGTGTGGcgctgatccatacttgatagcttTCTCTAATTTTTAAGAATTCATATTATATAAGCgtttatgtcattttttttgctttgtggGTATCGCCTCAATCTCATGTTTATGAGGACATCGTTTTGATTGTAATCTATATTCTACTGTGATAGTGAAAACGGCTCTATATAGCGGTCGTGGAAGTAGGAAAAAGTAATCTCCAAACTACGTAAATTTACTTTTAtgtgatttttctttctcttctccttgtttctatttttttggtgCGTTAAGAGACTGTGACAGTGCCTTGTTCCTAAGATATCCATGGCGCATTTTGATGGCAAACGTCACCTTTCTTGCACCCCCGTCTCTGTGAGGCTTATATAAGAAAATTCATAAATATGAAGAGAAAATTCATAATTGTAATAAAAGTGTTGTAATAAAATTACCGATGTTTCTCCATTTACCGGGGCCTAAGCCAATTGGGATCATCAAttaattacatgttttttttttgggtgttgatAAATTCTAAACTTTGTTATATttaaaatggtgaaaatatcACACTTTAataaatatacacatatgttCATACTACATGTTATTTAgttttaattattgaaaaaatcaaacgaGTGTCCCGACAAAtctaccttcttcttcttcttatatatatatatatatatatatatatatatatatatatatatatatatatatatatatatatatatatatatatatatatatatatatatatatatatatatatatatatatatatatatatagaaataatTAAAGAGTGAAAACACttacaatattttgaaaattagttaAAACTTGTCACATGGCAGTGTCGAAAGAGCTATGGGATCCAACATTAGCTATTCTGACCACAATGAAGTTTGTATCTTAAATCTCTTCTGCATTTTATAACAAGCTAAAAACTCTATCTGTCGCTTTTACAAAGCCAACAATAATGTTTTACTTTTCACCTAAGGaattaacaaaagagaaagttaTTTATTATGACATTCTATCTGTGACTGTAGAATGCCGTAAGACCAAAGTCACCCACaacagaaagggaaaaaaaaaagactgagATTAACGACTTTGTAAATAAGCCTCTAAAGTAATCACTCTTATGGAGACACCTTTCCATCTTGGATaataagtttcttttttttattattaaaaatgagACAAGTGGACCAAGGCAATCTAATTGTCCCTTCATATGGTTGCTTGGATGTATATCCATGACACTATGTAAGAAAATTAGTGCTCTTCTTCTCTTTTAGTTGCGGCCAGGAGGGATGGCACTGTCTGCTTTCTTCCGGTGGTCCACTGTCTAAAGCGGTACTGTAAATTTCTCttgcttttcttctcctttttccttttccctggGAACTCTGCCTCGATTTCTCGATGAAAGCACATAATAGCTTCCTTAAGAAATTAAATTCTACTTGTTTCTTATATATCTTTTCTCCTGTTCATATCCAGAACGAGGCTGCATAAGTTCCATCGAGAACATGCTCGTGTAATTGATGTTAAGGCGAAGTTTCTGATCAACTAATCCGGTGATAGTTTTCTGTGTGTTatgaaatatgagaaaaataaataaagcgGCTATGATGAGAACTTTTAAGATGACTGCTATGTGGAACTTTCATTCACGGATACCATGAGCTATGTGGTTTCGTTCTTGTATACCATTAGTGAAGATTATTAAACAATTGTAAGGAAAGGCTCTTGTGAATTTGGTATTACAGCAGCTAGTAGGAAACTGCATTGCTGTGAGATTTTGTTTGACCGACTGGCTAACCCGAAGAGGGTGTTTGAATGAGTttgcaaaacttggttttatgcaaaccaaaccaagtttttttaatgagttttgaaattttgagttgtTTGTTATACCCAAAATCCAGTTTTTATacacaacttgaggggagtaATTTGATTTTTCACACTCCCTCTTACAAAACAGCTTTTACTGAGATTgggttttcttcaaacccaGTTTTTTTCGCGTCCAAACACGTTAAAAACTGGTTGTGGGGTGTCATTCAGATGCCCCCTAAATATTTACATCTTCACATATGGTTGACAAAAAAGAAGTaagaaacttttaaaaaaaaaattgagttctTTTACCTTAATTATTATATTGGTGTAATATATGAAAGCAAAAGTAATCTGAATGAGAAATCCAAGAAATCTACAAATCTGcataaccattaaaaaaaaacaattattcCCCCATGTGACATTCTTTACTATTTTGAGTTTTTCCGTGAACTTTGGCTTCATAAGATTTAAGTTATTCTTATTAAATCAAGGTTAACTTTACCTTTTATAATTGAATTGTATTAATTGTAGAAACCGTTCTCGCGGCACTTAATTTTCCAATAATACAAGCAGCTCTCATATGATAATACGGGCTATTAATTTCTACATACCGGATGTCCCCGAGGAGACAACGcaaataattatttattttcaatttaaatcCTGGAAGCTTGTCTGTTCAACGCTTGACTTgaacatataaaataggtttcTTTCTGTGACGACGGAAAAGCCTTCTTTTAAATAAAAGAGAATCTGAAAAAGTGGTCTTTTTCAATGACGTCGTGCCATGgaaacatatataatttatatgatttcttaGATAAAGAACATAAATCTACCAGTTAACATTCCCGATTTTTTTAATGGTACTTaagattttgcatttttctttctttctttttcctctttccaaGCAATAATTGGAGTTTAAATAATTGCATCTTTTTTGTCCTGGCAGACCAGTTGGTCCAGTTCTATTTGTGGCTTATCATGAACCCGTTCTGGTTCTAATTTCACCAACTTGGACCATTTAATATTGCTTCGCATATCCAAATTCTAGTTCCATATCGGCGGCCGCCGTCCAAAAGTTAATgcaaacttttcctttttttctgttttttacttaaagcagatctgaaatccacagtACCGGAATCCACGCTTTGATTTCAGGGCCTGCTCGGTGAGAAGAAATTATCCAATTTGTATGATCGAGTGGCGGAGAGATTTCGACTTTTTTGAACTGTACTGCTgagttttagtttttaaaaatttccaaattGTATTATTGAGTTTTcgatttttatatatgtataaatgcCGAATGTGGATTTTTCCGGCAGTCCGGACGGGTGGCTGCAGGAGGGTTTCAGCTTGTTTGTATATATGATATCATTTGCAGTCCTGCACTACTACAACTCTTAACTATATTTGTCTTTCAAAATATAACTTCTTCatgccccttttttttttttttttttgctccggGGTTCAGTgctgatttttaaaatttgtatgtTGGGTtttatagaaattttgaaaattatcatttggcctttaagaaaattgaaaaatatatttcaatcCTCATGAGAATACCTGTGATATATGCAAAATTGAAGAACATTACTCGTTGTCAATTCCTCGACTACTTGCTTGACTTTAATATCTGTGGAATCTGGACGCAGAACTGAGGATGTACCAAAGAGAGTGTCCAAGGAAAACAAGACCCTTAATAGAACCAGTAATCAACAGGGCATATGCAGAAAACAAGAGCATGCTTGAGCAGTTTCTCCAAAACTTCCAGCAGGGTGTACCGTGTACGTACCCAGCCTTTGCTCCGGCACCTGCTCATTGTGTCCCTCGACCAACCGGCCTTCGACCGGTGCCGGCAACTTCATCTTCACTGCTACAAACTAATCACAGACGGCGTATATTTTTCCGGGGAAAAGCTCTTCATGAGTGAAGATTATCTCAAAATGATGTGGAGGAGGAACCTCCTTATAGAAGATGTGCTCAGACGAGGCTACAATATTTTGTTCACCGCAAGTCAGTCTGGAAGGCAGGGCTAGAACACATGTAGAAGTCGAATTTTAAGCTAATTATTGGTTACAGGATTCGGTCCAAAGTGAAAGTACTTAGATTATGTGATGCAGGGATCGACCCCTGCGGTTCATTTCCATCTAGTTCCCTTTCTTTAGTTTagattcttatttttctcttctctgTGTATATGTGAGATTGTCATTTAGTTTAGGCCAAGAGATGAAATCCAGGTTAATGAACCCTCGATTTCTTTCAAAACCAAGTTCTTAAGTCCAACATTTAGCTGGTGACCCTGTAGGCATTTTAGGATTCTTGGCTTAGTAGATGAATTTTTCTGTCATTCATATCATAAATGGGAAGTTCATTATGTAGTTAgctatctttttttatgtttgtcaaAACATGTCAGTTTTCCCCAATCTTTAAGTCTgtaattttatgttcattactATACTAATTGCAGTTTAACGCCAAACAGAGGCCTTATTCTGTGTGCTTTTAAAGAACCAATATTGATCTTCAAATGAAAGTCATTAGTAACCAAACTCTCTGTCGAATTGCATGGCAGGAAGCCGACATTCTGTGGCTTCGAAACCCATTCACACGGTTGTCCACAGAGAATGACATGCAGATAAGCTGCGACAGGTTCAATGGCAGACCGAATGATAACTCCAACGACCTGAATGCTGGTTTCTATTTCGTCCGCGCTAACAACAAGACGATAGAACTCTACAAACTGTGGTACAGGAGCAGGGAAGTTGGCAGCCATGACCAAGATGTGTTCCAAAAGCTTCAAAAGGGACCTGCCTTTCAAAAACTAGGCTTGAGACTCAGGTTTATAGACACACTGTACTTCGCGGGGTTCTGTCAGATGAGCAGAGAAACGAGGGAGGTGAACACAGTGCACGCAAACTGTTGCAGGAGTATGAACGCAAAATTGATGGATTTAAGTGCCTTTCATGAAGCCTGGAAGAGGTTCATGGCCACCGAATACATCAATGGTAGTTCTGCTGGGAAATGGCCCGATGCAGAGGTTTGTCGTGCTTCATGGAGGAGGTAGGGTTACTGGACAAATTCATGGCGGTCGGAGGCTAACCATGTACAACATATGCTTTGAAATTGTTGTTAAACCAAATTAACTCTTCTGGTTGAAGGAAATTTTGATTGCAGAAAAGGATGCATAAGGGCATTGATGTCTCTCTGGCTCTAGCACCAGACAAGTCTGGCGAGTTGAGATCCTGTGCTTCAGTCCAAATTTTACTTTAGTAAACATAAGGCCAAGATTAATTtggaagaagcaaaaaaaagaccaaaGGATTCAATTCCATCTGGGTCATCCATTGGAGACTTTTCATTGATGCTGACTTCTTACCTAATTAATGATAACGAAGAAGATATCTTGGCCCTGTTTCTAAGACGCATGTTGATGATGACATTACAGAGCCGCGTAAGTGAACTATATGATGTGATCTTACaccttttttcttaaatattgtgAAGCAGCTTCTGACCTCGCAGAATATCATCAAACGTAAGATTGATTAATTTAATTTCCCTGTTCTAATATTTTATTCTCCGTTTGAAACCATTCAGCAAGTAATCGTGTGTCAGCGAGGGAAAATTCTCTCCTTCCAAACACCAGGTGCGGCGGTattaggaaaaagaagaagatagatATGTTTGGGGTCAAGGGGCCGGCTTTTTATGTCAAATTTTTAGCCTTTACGGCCTAGCGTGGGTGAAATGTGCTTCATTATAGAACATGGGAACAGGTGAAAAATCAACACTTCAttgtatattttgaatttttaatggCCTCAAGTGTTCTACTGAGCATTTGGTACATGTTTTTAGATTAATGCTTTCGTACTTCAGAAACACTCTGTTCTTGAATATATTGTGGTTACATCCGAGATGTTACATATTAATGTATGTAAAGACATCAGTAATCTCACCATATATGTTTGTTGGATATACATGCAACATACATCTTAAAAGTATGTGGTCAAAGAATATaattattttcttaagaaaCAGCCCCTAATTATAGGTAGATATATCCACTCAGCCAAGCGTACCAAGTCCAAGCTGatcttaaaatgaaaaaaaaaaaagctaaaattgtcattttccattttcactCATCATTTGGAAAAGACAATTGTCCAAGCACCAATTTGTTCCATTTTCTGAACTTGATATTTCCAAATACCCTGAGGATCCTAAGTATACGTTTACCGTGGGTAACTAATTAGCTAAATTACCTTCTAATTAAACCTATGGTTATTTATAAAGCAGACCTCTGTTCTCGTCAACAAAGACGGCCAACTTATTTAATCAATTCAGGGGTCCTTCCTCGATTCCCAACTACACagaattttaatataaaaagtttCTATATGCTGTCTTGAATAACTACTCCACTATGAATGTTCCTTGAAACATTCAagaattaataataaaaatgctTCTATGGTAGTGGCTGATGAAGGAGACCTTtcaattttcactttttaaatgtTAGCATTGTACTCCCATCTACTTTGAACTCTTTCTGATATACTGTTCTACTGTTGATCGGCGAAAACTAACATTGTTGGCGCGTCTCTCTGAACTCATAGAGACATTAACTTGGACGTGAGAGACTCCCACGCGGACACGCTTCTCTCGTTTCGCTTCCACAGAAAGAAGAACTCCATCGCCTTCTTCGCGTCGAGGCAAAAAAATACGAACAAGCTTTTATGCTCAGCAGGCATGGAGGACTCTGAAAAGCAACCCTCCTGCAGTTGCATGAAACTTGCTGCAGACGGCTTCAAAAGAGTTTCCATGGCGCAAGTGAGCGCGCTGTTTCTTGGGTCTCTCGTGATTGTGGGGCTCTTGTTCTCTTATGGGTATAATCGGGAGGGATGGAAcgatttcttctcttttgatgGTTTCGCGTCTTCTGAGGTactctctcctccctctcttgcTTTTGCTCCTTTGGTTGGCAAGATTTAATTTTGCTCTAAGAGCTCAGTTTTCGAATTACAAGATTCAATATGGTTCATTGATCGGCGCGGTGCTTATCGTCCAAGCCTTTCGTTTGCTTTCTTGCTTTCTCGGCGATAATTTTCTTCGGAGAGCTCTGTTTCCAGATATATTAGAGCAGATGAGAGTGACGATTCATGAGAAAAACACCTTTCACTGCTTTGGTCGCTCTTTCTTTTCACAATCATGATTTAAATTAGTTTCTTGTTCTTAATATTTTCTTCTGAGAGCACAGGTTCTCAAGTTTTATGAGGCAGACCATCGGTTCATCATCAGGAAAAAAGATGTTTCAGAAAACCTACCCAATTCGTCCCGACTACTGACACATGGATTCCTGCTTTGATCTGAAAAAAAGTTAACTCTTTACGCAAGAACTTCTAGGAACAAATCAATTCATTTGTTGGCTTTGACCATGGCGGCGGGCGGCAGCTTACCATCGTCATGTAACTCATCACAAATTAGTTCATCTAATTTTAAAAAGTACTTGTTTTTCAGTCTATTAAATCGTCCCTTTCTTTTGTGAGACTACttgattcattttcttaaaagaaaaacagtatTTTCAGTTAAATTTAGCTTAAGGGCAGGATTCATGAGAGAGTAAAAGTGTGTTACGGTGGTCAAACCGCCCATTAATATGACAAGAGCCAATGAGTTTTTGTCCCTTTTTAAAAATGCAAGCAAGCATTAATAATGACTATGAACTATGAAGacatttgatgagaaaaatattgTGTTCTTAGAGCacctattttcaaaacaagtgaTTCAAAATGACTTATGTTCTTGTTCCTGAAAGAAAACAGGTGATATGGTTATAGATGTTCTTATCAGATTCAACCATTAAACATTAGACATAATTACACCATATctcttgaacaaaaaaataaaactcttGACAGATATGATATCTAGAGACAATGTTCTACCATAACGGTAAGAGCATTTGCAAATCGAAGGATCCTTCTAAGAATATGCTTGGAAGGAGAAAAGACGTAGGAAACGGCCAAAACTAAAAAGTAGCTTCTGACTCGTTACTTATTTGTCTCTCAATTATACGTGCGAACCCACTTTGGGCTTGAAACCATGGTGGAGATGGTGGTGTGTTTTGGGGTTCGAACACGCTGTTCCTGTTCTTTGCTCCCTTCACATAATACAGCAGATGGAGATTGCATATCGGCCTGAACGCATGTCCAGCAATGGATACGTGTCCTGTGATATGGAGAGCCGAACTCGTATTCGGCCCG
Protein-coding regions in this window:
- the LOC116253243 gene encoding uncharacterized protein At4g15970-like — its product is MVAMDNNTLIMTVINKPFAENNSVFDLFLQSFKTGEGTQQLIKHLLVVTVDHTAFNRCRQLHPHCYNLITEGEDFSGEQFYSTPDYVKLMWRRLLFVADVLGRGYNILFTDSDILWLRNPFTRFSLDDDMQVSCDRYRGDPYDRSNDINAGFYFVRSNSKTIKLYKLWYESRDIGFHDQDVLQKLQKKRAFQELGLRFRFLETLYFSGFCQKSTDLREVNTVHGNCCKSMKAKLADLRAAFEAWKTFMAKEHSGSKGTWPDSGICRASLKLARLP